In the Nitrospirota bacterium genome, TCAGGAAACGCAGGAAGAGGGGCAAGCCGGATGGGCACGGGGAGGAGCCCCGCCGCCCGGAGAGGTGAAGCCATGTCGATGTGGAAAATTCTGATACCGTTTTCCCTTGGAGCGCTCCTGGCCGCTCTTCTCCTCCAGAAGAAAGAGCCCTTCGCCCCGCCGGGCCACCGGACGGGGTCCCGTCAGCACGAAGAAGCAGAACAGTCCGGAAAATAACCTTTTTTCTGCCGCTCCCTTCCCAACCGGCCTGAGGATGGCGCGCCCGAGGCCCGTTTGCCGCACCGCCAGGGTGTGATTTTCGTTACGCTTTTCTTCGCTGGTCATTCTATAATAGTGGACGCTTTATGCAGGGGGTTGTTCCATGCGCATACGGGTGACCGGGGGCATACGGTTCAAGCTGGGGGCGTTGATCCTCCTGCTCGTCTCCCTGGTCACCGCGGCATCCTCGGTCATCGTGGTCGGCATCATGGACCGCTTCGTCCTCAGGGAGCTCCTGCAGAAAGGGTTTTCCATGGCAGGCAACGCCGCCACGGCGGCGGGCTACAGCCTTCTTTCCGGAGACACCCTGGCGCTGGACAACCTGACGGGCAAGCTCAGGGAGGCCCAGGGAGACCTCCTCTTCGTCGCCGTCGTGGACAACGAAGGCGTCATCCGGGCCCATAGCGACGTGGGGAAGAGCGGGTACCGTTTTTTCGACGTCTCGGGTGAAACCCTCCTGGCCAAGGACGACGGAGGCGAGGCCCGAAGGACGTTCCGGGAGGGAGCCCCCGCCTACGAGTTCAAGGTCCCCATCCTCTTCGCGGGCAAGAAGCTGGGTGCTATCGACCTGGCGATAAAGGCCGATGCCGTCCTCGCCGCTCAGGCGGACGCCCGGCGAAAAATCCTCTTCGTCTCCGTGGCGGTCCTTCTGCTGGGGGCCCTGGGGACGTTGCTCATATCGGCCGTCATCACCACCCCCGTCAAGAAACTCTCCGTGGGAGTGTCCGAGCTGACCGGGGGGAACTACCACGAGATTCCCGTGGTATCCAGGGACGAGCTGGGGGAGCTGACGGCCAATTTCAACGAGATGGCCCGGGTCATCACCTCCCAGAAGGGAAAGCTCGAGGACGGCGCCCGGGAGCTGGAGGAGGCCTACATCTCCACCGTGCGCCTCCTTGCCACGGTCATTGACGCCCGGGACGACTACACCCTGGGGCATTCCACCCGCGTGGCGCGCTGGAGCCTGCTGGTGGGCGAGAAGCTCGGCCTCACCGAGGAAGAGCTCAGGGACCTGGAAATAACCTGCATGTTCCACGACGTGGGAAAGATAAAGACCCCCGACCACATCCTGAAC is a window encoding:
- a CDS encoding HD domain-containing protein, whose product is MRIRVTGGIRFKLGALILLLVSLVTAASSVIVVGIMDRFVLRELLQKGFSMAGNAATAAGYSLLSGDTLALDNLTGKLREAQGDLLFVAVVDNEGVIRAHSDVGKSGYRFFDVSGETLLAKDDGGEARRTFREGAPAYEFKVPILFAGKKLGAIDLAIKADAVLAAQADARRKILFVSVAVLLLGALGTLLISAVITTPVKKLSVGVSELTGGNYHEIPVVSRDELGELTANFNEMARVITSQKGKLEDGARELEEAYISTVRLLATVIDARDDYTLGHSTRVARWSLLVGEKLGLTEEELRDLEITCMFHDVGKIKTPDHILNKEGPLTPDEHLTMMRHTVDGATILMVVESLHKYIPAVLHHHEWYNGSGYPEGRGGDEIPLFAAIISVADAFDAMTSSRPYRTAMPREHAIGELMKFAGTQYNPRILEVFAQVLREQSGGRVKTFLNRP